tattatttaagtgtataattaaattaatactacaaatcaaattaataccaaatcaatcaataaaattattaaattaattttatatattttaattaaattatattttaaaattcaattacacATCCACAAATCTAACGTCATCAACACTagtcatataaaaaaatagccCTCTAAATCTTTGACAccaatattatattataattaaaaataaattagggatattagattttctattttaagaaaTAACTCTTGACTAAAACCAACTATTCACTTAAAAACaagactttatttttattttaaaatataatatttttaatttaaaaataattttcaactaCAAAATTAATACGATGAATTCGAgtattaagtattttattgagttagtgtcactCTCAATCGGTCATCAATTcagttaaaaattataaaaatatcattccGTAATGaaaataagttataatattttagagtattttagtcttttatttaaaaaaaccaattaCAATATGTACATGGTAGGATTTAAACCTATGccaattaatttagtaaaaccttaaatttatcactcaactaaattttaattttaatgtattttatacattttattttaatatgcacaagCTACTATCTCCAATTCTCCAttagttgtatatatatacttattatttattaagtgttttactAAGTTCGTGTCACCTCAACCGGACCACCAATTCTattaagaaattatgaaaatattatttcgtaattaaaataagttatgctatttgagattattttagtattttcatttcaattaaaattaattgaaatatgcatATCGTGGGATTTAAATCCGCGTcaatttgatcaataaaattttaaattcaccACTCAACTAAAGCTTCATTTTGATgtgttttatacattttattttaatatgcacaaaTTATTATCTCCATTAGTTGCACATATTAATAACGttattaattgagttggtgtcataagTCAACTCCACACTAACTCACATTTGTTGACAAAATTATGATAAATCATTCTAGTgcatttagtattatttatcTAATgcatttatgtgtttaaattttattttgctcccaatttaatatttttaattttaatatcgtcatgattaattaattttaaactatacgtttcttatttattgtatgatatttttaaacacacaattATATTATAAACCTGTAATTACCATACactataaaatttctaatactttttacataatttacttaattaaatttgtttcacTTTATATCAAACAAAATcacttacttttttttatatataatagttaTATGTAGTACTTACTATatccaaaaatttataaagttgGTGCattcattaattacacattatctcaattagtaaaattatttaaaataaaattaatattaaaatattcaactagagtgaataatatattttttaaatttactaaataatattaaaataattggaTTGTATAGTCAAATGAGATTATGGATATAATTtcaaacttaaatatttattaaagatttacTTGAATAGCAAAAAGTAAATCGGTGAAAGtgttattataaaaattgtaaatttctaGATGTGTTTGATTGATGAAGGGTAATTACATCGTAATTTTTATGTCATGTTTGGTAGTACAAACTGTAATTAcacaattacataatttatatttttaaagtatattaattactataaaaattattggtacgatattttttaaatgagtaataaaattaaaatcaaataatcatatgtaaaatattatttcaaaaaagtAGTTCATAATATgtttactaataaaaattataagaaaaataaacatattgtGACAcatttttataacatgtaaattatttttacaatatactTATTTACCAtaactttagaaaattttaagatttaaataatataatttttattataactttataaaattaatatgaatcggttttataatataattttgttaatatttataatataattttaaaaaacttgatCATAATCATCCTAAATATTTATACGTGttcatgtttataatataatttttacaacttaaaacttgtataaaaataatttttaaagttaaataatgTACGAGTGTTtagaaaacaataatataattgGATTTGGATGTAACTAACCAAGTAATTGCTTCTAATAATTGGGAAGTGTAATCAAGATGCGTCAATTACACCTAATTTAGTGACACTTACCAATTATAATggttattttaagtaattacaCCGAATTTAATTACTAAGTAGGTGTTGAAACACGAactaaagtaaaattaattggACGGTAACTTTTTGAGTTCtctatattttgaaattaaaatattaactttctCGTTTTTCCTCGTTTCATCAGAAAAGAAAGTGAAAGGATGTAAGGACAAAGAGAGAAAATCCCAATGTctcatttatataaaaatttatcgTCTTCTTCAAATCTAAAGATTCTTCATTCAGCAATACGTTTAATAATTCATTGTTAAAATCAGAATTTCTGCGCCAACCACactttgatataataataacatgtaaactctaaatttttaagatgcgagtgaagttttattatttacagGTTTCatagttatattaaaattatcgaTATATTATTctgtttaattaaattcatagTTGACTTAAAAGTCTATTAGACAATGGTAAGAATTGACGATTCTTATTTTCTGAGtaaaaattagatttgaatttttcgAATCCGTGaaataatttgagttaaattaaaaaattaaatgcgtcaaattaaaatattgttataatataactaattccatATTAAAGTATGTAAATTTcaaaccaaaaattttcaaagcaatataataaaaatattatattttagtatgatcAACTTGAactattaattaacttatttaggtcccaaaatcattattttagaaaattttaaaattttatttttctttatatatattttaggatttgttattttttaaatatatagattttagaatttttataaatattttgaaatttaaaaattattttaaattatttatgatttttgttgagagagtgaccaatttgctcattttcaaaattgctAGGGACCAAAGGAGTATTTACACCAATttgttattcgagttattcaaattgtaaaattcagcTCGACttgaaactcgaattacttattaGAGTTGGCTCGAATAACTCGAAcaactcaatttaattaagtcgaaaatcgatttttttaaatcgaatcaaatttgataaatgGTCATGTAGTGATTgattatgattatgattataattttttgtttaattttaattttaagtaataaaaaaatgaggGTTGATGCAATTAAAATGGGTAGAATTCTTATAAATAATTGTATTGAGTTGAAGTAAAATAAGAGAAGGGATCTACAGTTTGTGAAATTTGGAGATATTCCATTTCATGAAGTTTGTCTCTTCACAAATAACTTGCGTATAATTGGTTAAGTAGGAAACATGAAATATAAGTGGGCGCATTTTGGTCATCTTTTGTCTTTCTAGACACAAGCATCTCCCCTAATTTTGTTCTCACTCCAACTCTGTCTTAATTATTAAACAGGTGCTTCTTTTCATCATTCCagattctttcttttctttctttttccaagtAAACTTTGATAActgtaaggttttttttttttttttaagattaaatcAATTGTTGATGAAACTCGAATTCTAATCATTGACAAATTGCTAAGAATTATTGGGCTAATGCCCAAATAATACCCCAGCCCAAGATCAAGTTTTGCCTTAACAAAAGACATCTAGCAGCACATGACTTTTATAGGTTCCAACACTTGGTGGGATCACATATGGGCACTTGTCATGTGCCGCGCTCCTGACACAGATTACCTTATATCCCATACAATATACTTCGGCTCAGCTAAGAACAAAAATGGGGGACTATCAATTAACCCATACTTGATCTCCAAGGCAGTTTGGCTTAAGGTCCTAAGTAACATCATCTTCCTCTCATGCTTCTTTTACTTATCATTTCTTTGCTTATCTTACATTAGAGCTTTACTTAAACCATTTTATGTCAGAAGCTCTAAGTATCGAAGGGTTGGAACTGCTGTGATTCGTGGTTCATTAGTTCAGGCAATGGCCGGaggtatttatatttgatatttttcacTGCTCTATATTGTAAACTGTTATTTATGCTACCACGAATAACATCTCAGAGTCCAAGCTCTAGGACCCCTTAGCTCAGTTTTTTTCACCATGGTGCccttcataaattaatttatccaCCTTAAAGTCCAacttccataaaaaaaaaagtttcaacaAGTACAACTCAAGTTGGTATTACTTTGCTTATCAAGCTCCAATGTGAAAATAATTGCTAAGTTCAAAGATTAACTTAGACCTCAAAAAAGTTTAAGCCCTATTGTGAGAATAGTTATCAAGTTTAAGCCctaaatattgatttaatccAAAAGTAAACTATTGAGTTAGAAATGTTAACTTCTTCGCCCATCGCCTTTTGAAACAAAAGAATTATTCGGGTTAAAGAATCACAATTTTAGAAGTCAACAATGGTGAAGAGTAGGCAATCATCGACAAATTGGAGGTGGGAGATTCTTAGGCAAAAGTGATTGATCTTTAATCCATCAAAGTGATTATCATTCACAACTTACTCGAGAAGAGACAACACATTGGCCATAATAATGGAAAGGTACGGGAAACAAGAGGTTGCCTTGTCTAAGACCTCTTTTTAGAGCAAAGCCTTCTTTGCTCTCTCACCATCGATCACAAAGCCTAGACGGACAGTGAAAACTCGTGTCATGCCACAATTCATTGGTCacaaaaactcatttttcatGGGAGTTGATTGAGAAATTTCCAAGAAATTTGGTCATAAATCttaattatgtcaaatttaatAGTTGTAGCCTCTTTTCTCCTTTATCTTCGTTTCTATAATGCATGAAAAACTTTACGGGGGATGATAATGCTTTGTTGAATTTGTTGATCGGTCACAAATGCAAACTTGATGAGGGTATATAATATTTGAAAGAAAGTATCCTTAAGAGTGATTTTGTACATGAAAATACAATAGCCAATGGGGCGACTTTGAGAGATCAACTCCGGGTCATTTGCTTTCATGGTCAATATAGTGTTCGTGTAGTTGACTTTTTAATAAGAATCTGGTGctggaaagaaaaattgaaaaccgTCAGCGCCCTCCTTGATCAAATCCCAAAAGTTGAGGCAAAAAGTGCCAGAGAAACCATTGGGCCCAAGGGCCTAAAGGGAACCGATTTTAGAAACATTTTCAATTTCCTCATTAGGGACAATATCCATAAGAACAACATTCATCTCTTTGAAGAATCAACTTGTCCACCATTGCAAGCGATTCATTAATTCTAGGAATTAGAACATGATGGAACAACTCAGACACCTTATCTTCTTCATCAACCCATTTCCCGTCAAGCCCCTTATTTCTTCGAATGGCATTGGTGTTGCGATGTTGAATAGTGTTGAGACTGCCAAGCTTGAGCCAATTATTTCTTCCATCTCCTAGATGGAGTCGAGTTTCTTTTTCATGGCTTGAGCTTCATACCTTGTTTAAGTGGTAGTCTGGGCCAATTGTAGGTAAGCAGGTTTTTAAGGAGTTTGGCCATCATCTTTCTATTGTTGCCGAATTTCGACCTACTCCATTCGTGGAGAAATGAGAAGGTAGTCCTGAGTTTTCCATAGGTGCTGTGATCACCCATATCTCCCGTACTCAAGTTCCAACTGTCCTGAATAATTGCACCACAATTTGTTGGCGGAAGGAAATATCAAATTCCATTCCACCATCACCAACACACGGTCAAGTTTTTCTTGAATAGCATCAACCCGTCCTAATTTCCCACGAGATCCATAAATTTGCACTCATCAATCCACtgacaattatttttttaaatgatagaaatatacctaaaaacatttcaatatttatatctCTTCATGAGAATGAATACATTTTTTGAAAGAACAAATGCTAAGACACAGACATGTAAATTTCTAGTGGTTCATCATCTGTTTTCTTCTCTAACCAAATGGGGGGTGGAAGTCATAATTATCAATCTTTCTGTTCCATTGGGAGCAAAAGCCATACTATTAGTCTTACCAGTTTTTTTCTTCAAGTGCTAAGAAAGTTGCAGCAATTTGAACATAGAGTAGAGGGTTATATATAGATGATGAGATTTGGATCCCTAATATGTCAGATATCACTTTGTGGGAGTTGATTGCATGAATGAATTGATCCAAGACCTTAATTCTGTACGCCATCTTTTtaccaaaaatgaaataaatttgtttCTCCCCTGGAGATATATAGACATTGAGGACAACCAAATTAACCATCAGAAAAGTACAGCCACAATTAATTAGCTGGGATAATTGTTTCCCTTTGCTTGGATTCCAGGGAAATCTCCAGAGAAAAGAGTGAcaagagatatatatatatatatatatatatatatatatatatatatatattgatattagATCAGAATCCACCACAAAACCGGCTTTGACAACATTAATATCACCCTACCGATAGCTTGATAAGAGCAGATGTGCAGGGCGATAGAATCCAACTCCTATGCAGACACAAGAACCAGGCACCAAATGACCAATAAGAGGGTGTATACCATATCCAAATCTGAATGCTTACATTGTTATCTTTTGAAGGGAAAAAATTTCACAAGAAAAACATGATATCATATGTTCTCTGTATAATAACGAAAACCGAATGTGCAGCTCAAGTTGATTGAATCCAATCGTGCTATGATTTTGTAATTGCCTCAGAGATCATGCAGATTCATGGGTACAGAGTTCGTAACCAGATAAAAGCGAGCTTAATGCAAATGCAGTAAAAGCCAGAAAGGCCATTGCAACTGAGGCACTAGTCATCTCAGTGAATTCATCTTTGCCCCAATTAGATTGCCAATCATCTATTCGGGTGGCCGCTGCAGATGATGCTGAAAGCAAAAGATAGGCTAGTATCTGCAAGATGAAAACAAAGAAGCAAGCAATTCTCTTTCAGCATTTTGCTCTTTGTTTGCACATATAAACGCATGCCTTTGTGTTTCACTTGGACATTTTGCGATTCAAACAGCCATATGTATCTTATATAACACTTAAATCCATACATATGGTGCAATTTTATTAGCAAATTGGATGCAAGGGCATGTGAAGTGAACTCAACCTATCACAAGAAATGGGAAATCTAATTAACAGTTGCCAATAGTGATACACTGATACTCGACAACATGGCAAGAGCCAAGAGGCATATCCAGGGAGAGTTGCAGTAAATTAACTTGTATAGTAATTAAGAAAATGCCAGGGGTGAATAACTGCTAACAATGAAAGCTAAAGTGGCTAGTTTACAATTAAGTGTtctataaaatgcaaaaaactTGCCTGATCCATGAAGAAATCAAAATGCTGACGAAGGTAATGGCGAATGACATGTTTTCCCATGATGAGATGATAAGCTAGAGCATAGGCTTGAAACCCCGCATATACAAATCCAATCACATTTACCGATAGGCAATacctgtaaaaaaaaatatattcagtGAAACATGTTAATGTAAAAAGTAGACATTTAATGAAGCATTTAATGAAGAACCTGTATTCTTTATAGCGGTCGAAAGAGTCACCGCTCCAGCCTGAGGTTTTATCAGCAGCCATAACAGAGAAAGATATCAAGCATAAAACAATTTCACTTAATCGAAACCCTAGAGCTGCCATCTTCACAGTCTCCTTCACCTTCGATCTCCTCAGCACAGCCGCCACTGCCCTTGCTCCTCCTCCCCTTCCCCCTCCACCACTCACTTTCGTCTTCGTCGTCATCCCCTGTCCTTCCTCCCTCACCGATCGGTTCACTGACAATTGCAAGGGTTGTTGCGGTGGAGTAGTCGGCGGAAGCGGAGGCGAAGCAAACGGGGAAGAATTGGCGTTGAACTGGGTGGACTTGTCGAAGGCGACGAGTGCCTTGCAGTTGTCAACTGGGGGGGAGACTGCCGGAGGAACATGAGGAGAGGAGGTATTTTGGGGATCAGGCGGGTCGGGGTCACCGTGGTCTGATCGGAGAGGTGAGTGGGGCGAGTCGAGGTGAGACAGTGAGTCGGAGTTTGAGGAAGAGGATTGTTTCATGATGTCATCGAGAGTTTGATTGTTTTTCATCGAGGCTTTGGGTTCCATTTCTTTCCGGAAATCTAATGGGCTGAGTAAAAGAGAggaaacaaactaaaattaaaattagaaagaaaaagaaatcaggGTTTGGGGTAGCGAGAAAATGAGTGAGTGAAAAGAGAACGATTGAAGAATATAAGACTTTTAagggaaatttttattttttttgtctaacAACGAGCTGCTATTTTTGGTGAGTAAAGATTATATTTCTGCAGTAAGAATATGAgaagaggagaaaaagaaaagaaaaagaaaataaa
The window above is part of the Gossypium raimondii isolate GPD5lz chromosome 9, ASM2569854v1, whole genome shotgun sequence genome. Proteins encoded here:
- the LOC105800023 gene encoding CASP-like protein 4A3; amino-acid sequence: MEPKASMKNNQTLDDIMKQSSSSNSDSLSHLDSPHSPLRSDHGDPDPPDPQNTSSPHVPPAVSPPVDNCKALVAFDKSTQFNANSSPFASPPLPPTTPPQQPLQLSVNRSVREEGQGMTTKTKVSGGGGRGGGARAVAAVLRRSKVKETVKMAALGFRLSEIVLCLISFSVMAADKTSGWSGDSFDRYKEYRYCLSVNVIGFVYAGFQAYALAYHLIMGKHVIRHYLRQHFDFFMDQILAYLLLSASSAAATRIDDWQSNWGKDEFTEMTSASVAMAFLAFTAFALSSLLSGYELCTHESA